Within Primulina tabacum isolate GXHZ01 chromosome 5, ASM2559414v2, whole genome shotgun sequence, the genomic segment ttatttaattagaaaaGCCACAAAACAATTCCAAAAACAAGGAAATAAAGATCACCACCAACTCACAACTAGCTCTTGGAAACTTTCGCACCATGTAAGAGCTAAGCAAGAGACAAAGCACGACAAAGTAATTGAAGCTCCATACCATCTCAAGTCACACACTTTGCAGCCGTTCTTGGCATTTGAAAAGCGGTACATTATCGCTGTCCAAGGAATTACCAATAAAAGCAAATGCTTTCACTTAACCTATCCCCAACCCACATAAAAAGCTAACAGGTGAAGGAGAAAAAGACAAATACGAAATGGCAGAAAAAGCATCAAGCTTTGCTGACAATCATACAAACCTTTTATACAGATCCCTAAAATACATAAAAGGACTGTTTTAGTCCATTTTTTCCATGTCAATCAATATTCAAAATCTTTCACCCAAGACTTTCAattctttgaataaaataaGGTTAGAAATCATGTTATACCTGTAGACAAAAGTCATATGTGTCTGTATGCCCTCTGACTCCAGTAACCTTGATGCTTCAATCCCCTAGCAAAAAGCAAACGATGAAGATACAAAAGTGAAGCAGCATGAATTGCAAGAAGAAAATGTTCATTCAAAAGTCCTGCGCTCCTTCTCAAAAGACAAATAATAATGTTGACCAATAATGTTGACCTCTGACGCTAACCTGCCAAGTTGAAGGAATTTTGAACAACAAACGATCTGGAGGCACTTCAATTTCTTGATACAGTCTCAGAAGGTTATGTACCTGCaaattgatttaaaatcaaaataaccGATGAAAAGCGATGGGACATCAATAGACAAAGCATGTCAATGCATCAACCCAAAGTTAATTAGAAGGAACACTCATTCACAGCACTCGGCGACTACTTCAAAGGTATCAGCCACAAATCAAATGGCAGTAGGAAGTAATTTCAGCAACAAAAATTTCACCCCTCTCCGAAACTAAACAATCAATTGTAAATAAATGAGGCAGTGAGACCATGATGTCTCATCACATGAATAAAAAACAAATGTATCGAGGATAGCAGCGTATAAAATGAGCTATTAAAGTCACAGTAGAATCATGCAACAAAAATTATGATGATTTAACTACacgaaaaataagaaaaataggGGTATAAACACATCTGTTGAAATTTTCAAGAGAACAATCACCTTTTTAACTATTCCATTTGTATCATAGGCAAGACGAGCATCTACTTCAGTAGAAACACCACCGGGCACAAGCTTTACAAGATCACCCCCAACATTTACTAAAGCCTGTTATCAGATATGAATCTTTATGATCGTCCATCCAAATCTTCATTAAAGATAACAAGAGCATATCACTTAACAAGATTCCAAGTTATAGAGTACCTTGTTAAAGAAGCAAGACATGCGATCTTCGGACTTTCCTAAGGCATAACAATGTGGATCTGCCAATGCAGAGTCGACCGCACTCTGGAAATATGacaacaaaaatgaaaaaacatCATAGGAATGTGTGTGCAAGCGGAATTTACTTACTCTGTATCAAAAGCCTTTTCATATCactcttcaaaaaaaaattaatatcttACCAACATACACTTCTGCAAGTGTCTACAGTTTTAATCTAATCGAATACCAGCACGCGTCATAGAAACAGTTGCTCATACACTACTACTAGAAAATATGCTTCAAGTCTGTCTGTTTCATAGAAaagtaataataaatataaacgATATAATTACCCTAAACTTCGTGTCAGGAAGGCTACAAATGCCCAAAAGTAACGAGGAGCTGACAGTGGCAGCAGTTGGAGGAAACCTACGGCAATATCGCTTTCAAATCAGCACCTCGTTCAGATGAACAAATTCAAAATCATATCCGTTGGAGGGACACAATCCCAAAGAAAGTCTCAAACATCAAGAAATTCTATATTTAAAGAAATACTCAGAAATCTAACCTCTCGAAATCATCGAAAACGACTGTATCAGGAACGATCTCACTGAAACTAGTCACTGCATCCAACTCAGTGCTCAACCCTATTAGCAATAGAAAAAACAACTCAACGATCTAAATTGCAACAAAAAATGTGTAAAATCAGACTAAATGCAAATCAGATACTGGAATTTTACCAGTGTCAAGAGTCGAAGAGAAGTTAATAGAAGCTCGAATCAAAGGAAAAGCACTCAGGGGCTTCAAATTGAGATTTCGTTTTACCGGCTGAGCAGCTAATCGGAGTTCCCTCCCCTGTTCCGATCGATAAAATAGAACACGGTCAAACAACAAAATTTTTGACGTTCACTACAGAATACACACCCCTTTGACAATCAAGCACCTGAAATTGAAGTTTGCATGCAGGAATCAGACATGGAAGCATGTCAGTTTGCGATATGTACCTTGAGAGAGGAAGACGACAGTAGAGCAGAGGACGGCGTAGATTGCAAAGTTGCTGACATTTTCAATTTGTTACTGAGAAATGGGAAATACCGAAGTGGGAGTGAGAGGATTTTATCTGAGATGGGGAGAGCAGATTTAGAAAGGGTAATAGTTACTTTTATACCAAGGTCCTCGAAATTGgatttctgtaaataatattTGTATTATTCCTCATATTCTCTATTGTCCCAAAATGGTCATTCCAGTTAGGGATGATCACGGTGCAATTTtgcggtttttttaaaaaatttcaaaccgAATTGCCATATGCAGTCGGTTAgtaatttgaaaattaattgcggttttacatgaaaaattagCCTTACAATTTTGAGCAGTTGCGGTCGGTTGACggtttatttaatgaaaatattaaaatatatattctaatttatttgaaaacaacaacaatatattgtcttcaaatataaaatatagttcaAAGCATATAAAGATCAAAATagataaaacaataataaaGATTCAAAACTAAGTTA encodes:
- the LOC142545383 gene encoding uncharacterized protein LOC142545383; translated protein: MSATLQSTPSSALLSSSSLKGRELRLAAQPVKRNLNLKPLSAFPLIRASINFSSTLDTGLSTELDAVTSFSEIVPDTVVFDDFERFPPTAATVSSSLLLGICSLPDTKFRSAVDSALADPHCYALGKSEDRMSCFFNKALVNVGGDLVKLVPGGVSTEVDARLAYDTNGIVKKVHNLLRLYQEIEVPPDRLLFKIPSTWQGIEASRLLESEGIQTHMTFVYSFCQAAAAAQAGASVIQIFVGRLRDWARNHAGDPEVEAALRRGEDPGLALVTKAYNYIHKYGHKSKLMAAAIRNKQDVFNLLGVDYIISPLKILQSLKDSVTPPDEKYSLIRRLSPQSAASYNFSDEELVKWDQYSFSSAMKPAAVELLATGMDGYANQSRRVEELFGKIWPPPNV